A DNA window from Stutzerimonas stutzeri contains the following coding sequences:
- the cysK gene encoding cysteine synthase A has protein sequence MSRIFADNARSIGNTPLVMINRLGPKGVTIMAKIEGRNPAYSVKCRIGAGMIWDAEDSGRIKPGMTLVEPTSGNTGIGLAFVAAARGYKLMLTMPASMSLERRKVLKALGAELVLTEPAKGMKGAIEKAAEIAASNPEQYYMPQQFENPSNPSIHEKTTGPEIWNDTDGSIDVLVAGVGTGGTITGVSRYIKNTKGKQIISVAVEPTSSPVISQTLAGDEVKPSPHKIQGIGAGFVPKNLDLSIVDRVELVDDEEAKQMSLRLMREEGILCGISCGAAMAAAVRLAERPEMQGKNIVVILPDSGERYLSSMLFSDMFSDQELVQ, from the coding sequence ATGAGTCGCATATTCGCAGACAACGCACGCTCCATCGGCAACACCCCACTGGTAATGATCAATCGCCTGGGCCCCAAGGGCGTTACCATCATGGCCAAGATTGAGGGCCGTAACCCCGCCTATTCAGTGAAATGTCGCATCGGCGCCGGGATGATCTGGGATGCCGAGGACAGTGGCCGGATCAAGCCGGGCATGACGCTGGTCGAGCCGACCTCGGGCAACACGGGTATCGGTCTGGCATTCGTTGCTGCTGCACGCGGTTACAAGCTCATGCTCACCATGCCGGCTTCCATGAGCCTCGAGCGGCGCAAGGTGCTGAAAGCTCTTGGTGCCGAACTGGTGCTTACCGAGCCGGCCAAGGGCATGAAGGGAGCGATCGAAAAGGCCGCCGAGATTGCCGCCTCGAATCCCGAGCAGTACTACATGCCGCAGCAGTTCGAGAACCCGTCCAACCCGTCTATCCATGAAAAGACTACCGGCCCGGAGATCTGGAACGACACCGACGGCAGCATCGACGTGCTGGTGGCCGGAGTCGGGACCGGTGGCACCATCACCGGTGTCTCGCGTTATATCAAGAACACCAAGGGCAAGCAGATCATCAGCGTGGCCGTGGAGCCGACCAGCTCGCCGGTGATCAGCCAGACCCTTGCAGGTGATGAGGTCAAACCCAGCCCGCACAAGATCCAGGGTATCGGCGCCGGCTTCGTACCAAAGAATCTCGATCTTTCGATAGTTGATCGGGTCGAGCTGGTCGATGACGAGGAGGCCAAGCAGATGTCCCTGCGGCTGATGCGCGAGGAGGGCATTCTCTGTGGAATTTCCTGCGGCGCGGCGATGGCGGCTGCGGTTCGCCTGGCCGAACGTCCCGAAATGCAGGGCAAGAACATCGTGGTGATCCTGCCGGACTCGGGCGAACGCTACCTCTCCAGCATGCTGTTCAGTGACATGTTCAGCGACCAGGAACTGGTCCAGTAA
- a CDS encoding DMT family transporter, whose amino-acid sequence MRPLDMFRLLALAAIWGASFLFMRVIAPVLGTFPTAFFRVLLATAGLLVILALLRTRWDFRGKFGLCMMLGVINSGIPFALYAVAAQLVPAGYSAIFNATTPMMGVLIGGLFFAEELTLAKWLGVFSGLGGVALLMRIGPVPFDMGLLLGALACLGATACYGFGGFLTRRWINRDGGLNSEMVAFGSQAGAALCLLPLFGLSLLNASPTSWGDTRVWLSLLGLGLVCTAFAYILYFRLLADIGPVKTLTVTFLIPPFGVLWGVLFLDEPLSWAYVQGGALIALALWLILRQAPAALPAEARRG is encoded by the coding sequence ATGCGCCCACTCGACATGTTCCGCCTGCTCGCCCTCGCCGCCATCTGGGGTGCGAGTTTTCTCTTCATGCGAGTCATCGCGCCGGTGCTCGGCACCTTTCCTACGGCGTTCTTTCGCGTGCTGCTGGCGACGGCCGGGCTGCTGGTGATCCTCGCCCTGCTCCGCACACGCTGGGATTTTCGCGGCAAGTTCGGCTTATGCATGATGCTAGGGGTGATTAATTCAGGCATACCCTTCGCCCTGTATGCAGTGGCCGCGCAACTGGTGCCGGCCGGCTATTCGGCCATCTTCAACGCCACCACGCCGATGATGGGCGTGCTGATCGGCGGATTGTTCTTCGCCGAGGAGCTGACCTTGGCCAAGTGGCTCGGTGTATTCAGCGGACTGGGCGGCGTAGCGCTGCTGATGCGCATCGGACCGGTGCCCTTCGATATGGGTTTGCTGTTGGGCGCGCTGGCCTGCCTGGGCGCCACCGCCTGCTATGGCTTCGGCGGCTTTCTTACGCGTCGCTGGATCAACCGGGACGGCGGACTGAACAGCGAGATGGTCGCATTCGGCAGCCAGGCCGGCGCAGCACTTTGCCTGTTACCGCTGTTCGGGTTGTCACTGCTGAACGCCTCGCCGACGAGCTGGGGCGACACCAGGGTCTGGCTGAGTCTGCTTGGGCTGGGGCTGGTCTGTACCGCGTTCGCCTACATCCTTTACTTCCGGTTGCTGGCGGATATCGGGCCGGTAAAAACCCTGACGGTGACGTTTCTGATTCCACCGTTCGGCGTGCTATGGGGCGTACTGTTTCTCGATGAGCCACTGTCCTGGGCGTACGTTCAGGGCGGTGCACTGATTGCGCTGGCGTTGTGGCTGATCCTGCGCCAGGCTCCTGCCGCCCTACCGGCCGAAGCGCGACGCGGCTGA
- the aceK gene encoding bifunctional isocitrate dehydrogenase kinase/phosphatase — translation MVEQKLAAEIARQILLGFDDYREHFRVITEGARARFEQAQWQEAQRASAARINLYEEKVGETRRGLLAGFDNAELLQVEAWPQIKSAYIDLINPRFDDELSETWYNSIFCGLFSHDCISDGTMFIHTTRPTVRAHERLAQTRTYQPNGDLAGMLEQVLHDYAFAVPYCNLSGDLQRLQTQLCETLPDWVCKDPELTVELFVSVLYRNKGAYLLGRIFTCDEQWPLVIPLLHREGEGIVADALITDEADVSIIFSFARSYFMVEVPIPAEFVGFLKRILPGKHIAELYTSIGFYKHGKSEFYRALIDHLANVDDRFVMAPGVRGMVMTVFTLPGFNTVFKLIKDRFSPIKSVNRATVIEKYRLVKSVDRVGRMADTQEFADFRFPKAKFDPECLAELLEVAPSTVEVQGDTVLVRHCWTERRMTPLNLYLEQASEQQVREVLEDYGLAIKQLAAANIFPGDMLLKNFGVTRHGRVVFYDYDEISYLTEVNFRHIPAPRYPEDEMASEPWYSVGPNDVFPEEFPRFLFADYGQRRLFASLHGELYDADYWKGLQDAIRSGKVIDVFPYRRKADRN, via the coding sequence ATGGTGGAGCAGAAGCTGGCCGCTGAAATTGCTCGGCAGATACTTCTCGGTTTTGACGACTATCGCGAGCACTTCCGCGTGATCACCGAAGGCGCCCGTGCCCGTTTCGAGCAGGCGCAGTGGCAGGAAGCACAGCGTGCCTCAGCTGCGCGTATCAATCTCTATGAAGAGAAGGTCGGGGAAACCCGCCGCGGCTTACTCGCCGGTTTCGATAATGCCGAGCTGCTCCAGGTCGAAGCCTGGCCGCAGATCAAGAGTGCTTATATCGATCTGATCAACCCGCGCTTCGACGATGAGCTGTCGGAGACCTGGTACAACTCCATCTTCTGCGGCCTCTTCAGTCATGACTGCATCAGCGATGGCACGATGTTCATCCATACCACCCGGCCTACGGTACGCGCCCATGAGCGCTTGGCGCAGACGCGCACCTACCAGCCCAACGGCGATCTGGCTGGCATGCTGGAGCAGGTCCTGCACGATTACGCCTTCGCTGTTCCGTACTGCAATCTTTCGGGGGACTTGCAGCGGTTGCAAACGCAGCTGTGTGAAACGCTGCCCGATTGGGTCTGCAAGGACCCGGAGCTGACGGTAGAGCTGTTCGTCTCGGTGCTGTACCGCAACAAGGGCGCCTATCTGCTTGGTCGGATCTTCACCTGCGACGAGCAGTGGCCGCTGGTGATCCCATTGCTGCATCGCGAGGGTGAAGGCATCGTCGCCGATGCGCTGATTACCGACGAGGCGGATGTGTCGATCATCTTTTCCTTTGCCCGCTCGTACTTCATGGTTGAGGTGCCGATTCCGGCGGAATTCGTCGGCTTTCTCAAGCGCATCCTGCCGGGCAAGCACATCGCCGAGTTGTATACCTCGATAGGGTTCTACAAGCACGGCAAGTCCGAATTCTACCGAGCGCTTATCGATCATCTGGCGAACGTCGACGACCGCTTCGTCATGGCGCCCGGCGTGCGTGGCATGGTGATGACCGTGTTCACGCTGCCCGGCTTCAATACCGTGTTCAAGCTGATCAAGGATCGCTTCTCGCCGATCAAGAGCGTCAACCGGGCCACGGTGATTGAGAAATATCGTCTGGTGAAAAGTGTCGATCGGGTAGGGCGCATGGCCGATACCCAGGAGTTCGCCGACTTCCGCTTTCCCAAAGCCAAGTTCGATCCCGAATGCCTCGCCGAGCTGTTGGAGGTCGCGCCTTCAACGGTCGAGGTTCAGGGCGATACGGTCCTGGTGCGTCACTGTTGGACCGAGCGGCGCATGACGCCGCTGAATCTCTATCTGGAGCAGGCCAGCGAACAGCAGGTACGCGAGGTACTGGAGGACTACGGTCTGGCCATCAAGCAGCTGGCGGCGGCCAATATCTTTCCTGGCGACATGCTGTTGAAGAACTTCGGTGTTACTCGCCACGGAAGGGTGGTGTTCTACGACTATGACGAGATCAGCTATCTCACCGAGGTGAATTTTCGTCACATCCCAGCACCGCGCTACCCGGAGGATGAAATGGCGTCGGAGCCGTGGTACTCGGTTGGGCCGAACGATGTGTTTCCCGAAGAATTCCCGCGCTTTCTGTTCGCTGACTACGGGCAGCGTCGGTTGTTTGCCAGCCTGCATGGCGAGCTGTACGACGCTGATTACTGGAAGGGCTTACAGGATGCGATTCGCAGCGGCAAGGTGATTGACGTCTTCCCTTATCGGCGCAAGGCGGACCGCAACTGA
- a CDS encoding PA1414 family protein has protein sequence MKARLNEMFWKLAVALGLIEPPRMQPIPVRAQREQARRSSR, from the coding sequence ATGAAAGCAAGGCTCAATGAAATGTTCTGGAAGCTGGCGGTCGCTCTTGGCTTGATCGAGCCGCCTCGTATGCAACCCATTCCCGTGCGCGCCCAGCGCGAGCAGGCTCGCCGCTCTTCCCGCTAG
- a CDS encoding glutathione S-transferase: MITVHHLNHSRSHRILWLMEELELLYELKRYARDPKTMLAPPELKAIHPLGKSPVITDGELTLAESAAILEYLLERYGTGRLAPQSGSADYRRFRYWMHYAEGSAMPPMLLKLVFDRVASGPMPFFVRPVARAIAKGANQAFIGPQLKTHLDYMEAELEKSDWFAGDSFSAADIQMSFPIEAARARAGLDESRPRLMNFLQRIQQRPAYKRAVERGGPALPTA, translated from the coding sequence ATGATCACCGTCCATCATCTGAACCACTCTCGCTCGCACCGCATCCTCTGGCTTATGGAGGAACTGGAACTGCTCTATGAGCTGAAGCGCTACGCCCGTGATCCGAAGACGATGCTCGCTCCGCCCGAACTCAAAGCCATTCACCCGCTGGGAAAGTCGCCGGTAATCACCGATGGCGAGCTGACGCTGGCCGAGTCGGCGGCCATCCTGGAATACCTGCTGGAGCGTTACGGCACTGGTCGCCTCGCTCCGCAAAGCGGCAGCGCGGATTACCGGCGGTTTCGCTACTGGATGCACTACGCCGAAGGCTCGGCGATGCCGCCGATGTTACTCAAGCTAGTATTCGACCGAGTCGCCAGCGGACCGATGCCGTTCTTCGTTCGACCGGTAGCACGGGCAATCGCAAAAGGCGCCAACCAGGCCTTCATCGGCCCGCAGCTAAAGACTCATCTTGATTACATGGAGGCGGAGCTGGAGAAGTCTGACTGGTTCGCTGGTGACTCGTTCAGCGCAGCGGATATCCAGATGAGCTTTCCGATCGAGGCAGCGCGTGCCAGAGCGGGCCTGGACGAGAGTCGGCCACGCCTGATGAATTTTCTGCAGCGCATACAGCAACGGCCCGCCTATAAACGAGCCGTAGAGCGCGGAGGACCCGCCTTGCCCACCGCCTAG
- a CDS encoding tRNA-uridine aminocarboxypropyltransferase, with product MSRPQCSRCQRPSPLCLCALIPSLDSRTRILVLQHFSEASHALNTARLAVLGLRNAQLRNGECFADDSRSDEPSYLPSYLLFPGEDAVPISTLAGADRPIRLIVPDGTWRKARKIMHVNPWLAALPRVALPEGLTSRYRLRKAPMPGALSTIEAIVAALDILEGTSRFDELLRPFDALIEGQIEAMGQEVYRRNHGK from the coding sequence ATGTCCCGACCACAATGCTCGCGCTGCCAGCGCCCTTCGCCCCTTTGTCTGTGTGCGCTGATTCCGTCGCTCGATAGCCGCACCCGAATACTCGTCCTTCAGCATTTCAGCGAAGCGAGTCATGCGCTGAATACGGCGCGATTGGCAGTGTTGGGGTTGCGCAATGCCCAACTGCGTAACGGCGAGTGCTTTGCAGATGATTCCAGAAGCGACGAGCCGAGCTATCTGCCGAGCTATCTCTTGTTTCCGGGCGAGGATGCCGTACCGATAAGCACGCTTGCCGGTGCCGACCGGCCCATACGGCTGATCGTGCCGGACGGCACTTGGCGCAAGGCGCGCAAGATCATGCACGTGAATCCCTGGTTAGCCGCGCTGCCGCGGGTTGCGCTGCCGGAGGGCCTGACTTCCCGCTATCGCTTGCGCAAGGCACCGATGCCCGGTGCGCTGTCAACCATCGAGGCGATCGTCGCGGCCCTCGATATATTGGAAGGCACCAGTCGATTCGATGAGCTGCTCCGGCCCTTCGACGCGCTTATCGAAGGGCAGATCGAGGCGATGGGCCAGGAAGTCTATCGCCGCAACCACGGTAAATGA
- a CDS encoding YbaN family protein — translation MAHRDIRQHRNPLIRSLLLVIGWLAVALGVIGIFLPVLPTTPFLLLAAACFVRSSQRFYDWLVGHPRLGPWFRDYLEGNGIPLKGKVYAIATMWISIGISCWLVPLIWARVGMLLSATLVTLYIIRQKTLPVGHERQAK, via the coding sequence GTGGCTCATCGCGATATTCGACAGCATCGCAACCCTCTGATCCGCTCGCTTCTGCTGGTGATCGGCTGGCTCGCTGTGGCGCTGGGCGTTATCGGCATTTTCCTACCCGTCCTCCCCACTACCCCGTTTCTGCTTCTGGCAGCGGCCTGCTTCGTTCGTAGCTCGCAACGTTTCTACGACTGGCTTGTGGGCCACCCGCGGCTGGGGCCGTGGTTTCGCGACTATCTGGAAGGGAACGGTATCCCGCTCAAGGGTAAGGTGTATGCCATCGCCACCATGTGGATCAGCATTGGCATATCCTGCTGGCTGGTTCCGCTGATTTGGGCTCGAGTCGGCATGCTGTTGAGCGCAACGCTCGTGACGCTATACATCATCAGGCAGAAAACCCTGCCGGTGGGGCATGAGCGTCAAGCCAAGTAA
- a CDS encoding YecA family protein, translating to MSFAEQLARLQVFLDADDLHEEALDYIAAHGYLTALCICSEQVPEREWIDALFAEPPKYKDDTEREAIEATLIQLKAHIARQLASDEDMELPCELDLGEEPDESDLRGWCIGFMEGVFMREAVWFEDSEEEVSELLLPIMVGSGLFDEQPEFADIAENPDLVDEMVAQIPELLTALYLICHAPEEKPALLKPRRH from the coding sequence ATGTCATTCGCCGAGCAACTCGCCCGCCTGCAAGTCTTTCTTGATGCAGATGACCTGCACGAGGAAGCCCTGGATTACATCGCCGCCCATGGCTACCTGACAGCGCTGTGCATCTGTTCCGAACAGGTACCCGAGCGGGAGTGGATCGATGCGCTGTTCGCCGAGCCGCCGAAGTACAAGGATGACACCGAGCGCGAAGCGATCGAAGCCACGCTGATCCAGCTCAAGGCACACATCGCCCGTCAGCTGGCCAGCGATGAGGACATGGAGCTGCCCTGCGAACTGGACCTGGGCGAGGAGCCGGACGAATCCGATCTGCGCGGTTGGTGCATCGGTTTCATGGAAGGCGTGTTCATGCGTGAAGCGGTCTGGTTCGAGGATTCCGAAGAGGAAGTCAGCGAGCTGCTGCTGCCGATCATGGTTGGCTCGGGCCTGTTCGACGAACAACCTGAGTTTGCTGACATCGCTGAGAATCCCGATCTGGTCGACGAGATGGTTGCGCAGATTCCGGAACTGCTGACGGCTCTGTACCTGATCTGTCACGCCCCGGAGGAAAAGCCGGCACTGCTCAAGCCACGCCGCCACTGA